From the genome of Oncorhynchus kisutch isolate 150728-3 unplaced genomic scaffold, Okis_V2 Okis09a-Okis19a_hom, whole genome shotgun sequence, one region includes:
- the LOC116360601 gene encoding keratin-associated protein 4-3-like, whose product MCCCHSSCCHSSCCHSRCCHSSCCHSSCCHSSCCHSSYCHSSCCHSSYCHSSCCHSSCCHSSCCRSRCCHSSCCHSSCRPSRCCHSSCHHSSCCTSRCCHSSCCHSSCCHSSCCHSSCCHSRCCHSRCCHSSCCRSSCCRSRCCRSRCCHASCCHSSCCHSSCCHSS is encoded by the coding sequence ctgctgtcactctagctgttgTCACTCTAGCTgttgtcactctcgctgctgtcactctagctgctgtcactctagctgctgtcactctagctgctgtcattCTAGCTACTgccactctagctgctgtcattCTAGCTACTgccactctagctgctgtcactctagctgctgtcactctagctgctgtcgctctcgctgctgtcactctagctgctgtcactctagctgccgtccctctcgctgctgtcactctagctgccaTCACTCTAGCTGCTGcacctctcgctgctgtcactctagctgctgtcactctagctgctgtcactctagctgctgtcactctagctgttgtcactctcgctgctgtcactctcgctgctgtcactctagctgctgtcgcTCTAGCtgctgtcgctctcgctgctgtcgctctcgctgctgtcacgctagctgctgtcactctagctgctgtcactctagctgctgtcactctagc